The Clostridioides sp. ES-S-0010-02 genome window below encodes:
- a CDS encoding flagellar basal body-associated FliL family protein: MFKNKKIILIILILIVFSAGAGFFILGKGGSGQIDKIIGLFIPTGKAKDEIKTENLDLEEMVLKLADEGVRYLKVSITVSYDASYKDIEKNTPLIRDNIINCLMAKRADDFSAENLNNIKDEIKNTLNTNLGGNVIQNIYFTNIVVQ; encoded by the coding sequence TTGTTCAAAAATAAAAAAATTATTCTAATTATTTTGATACTGATTGTTTTCTCAGCAGGAGCAGGGTTTTTTATATTAGGTAAAGGTGGAAGTGGACAAATTGATAAGATTATAGGTTTGTTTATTCCAACAGGAAAAGCTAAAGATGAAATAAAGACAGAAAATCTTGATTTAGAAGAAATGGTATTGAAGCTAGCTGATGAAGGTGTAAGATATTTAAAGGTGTCAATAACTGTATCTTATGATGCTTCATATAAAGATATAGAAAAAAATACACCTTTAATTAGAGATAATATTATAAATTGCCTTATGGCAAAAAGAGCAGATGATTTTTCTGCTGAAAATCTAAATAATATAAAAGATGAAATAAAAAATACTTTAAATACAAATTTAGGTGGGAATGTAATACAAAACATATATTTCACAAATATAGTAGTACAATAA
- a CDS encoding FliO/MopB family protein: MILYLLKILICIPIILILIVLSLKISQGTLLKKYNDKYVKILDIVSINKNNSIIILKVGEEGCIIASSSASMNKIKDLTKEEISKIEDDIKERNFKIQDFKMEKIKAKYDFSRYIGKFTKKEDK, translated from the coding sequence ATGATACTTTATTTATTAAAGATATTAATATGTATTCCAATAATTTTAATATTGATAGTCTTATCTTTAAAAATTAGCCAGGGAACTTTATTAAAAAAATACAATGACAAATATGTAAAAATACTAGACATTGTAAGTATAAATAAAAACAATAGCATAATAATTTTAAAAGTAGGTGAAGAAGGATGTATTATTGCATCTTCTTCAGCTAGTATGAATAAGATAAAAGATTTGACCAAAGAAGAAATATCAAAAATAGAAGATGACATTAAAGAGAGAAATTTTAAAATCCAAGATTTTAAAATGGAAAAAATCAAAGCAAAATATGATTTCAGTAGATATATTGGAAAATTTACAAAAAAGGAAGATAAGTAA
- a CDS encoding flagellar FlbD family protein has protein sequence MIRVTDLNGRSYILNSDLIVRIDSVPESRILLTTGEKNLVKESVDEIVDKVIKYKRKINVGYIRSEK, from the coding sequence ATGATAAGAGTAACAGACTTAAACGGAAGAAGCTACATATTAAACTCAGACCTTATAGTAAGAATTGACTCCGTTCCAGAAAGTAGAATATTACTTACAACAGGAGAAAAAAATCTTGTAAAAGAGTCTGTAGATGAGATAGTAGATAAAGTGATAAAGTATAAAAGGAAAATAAATGTAGGTTATATTAGGAGCGAAAAGTAA
- the flhA gene encoding flagellar biosynthesis protein FlhA produces the protein MNKFNLKEHMDVIVAFGVVGIVLMMIVPLPTFILDILLAINISLSVLILLMTLFTTNVLDLSIFPTVLLVTTLFRLGLNLSSTRLILTQGYAGEVIEAFGSFVVGGNYVVGIIIFLIILIVQFVVITNGSGRVSEVTARFTLDAMPGKQMSIDADLNAGVIDDKTARKRRKELQQEADFYGSMDGANKFVKGDAIAGLIVTAINIIGGIVIGAVMLNMTLMGAAQTYVRLTIGDGLVSQIPALLISTSAGIIVTRASTDENFGDLVGKQLTAIPKAVMMTGCVLIILGMMPGLPKPAFFSLGIGAIAAGYFLGREKKDTLEDLDFEKPDMVNPDKNEVEDVTNLINVEAIEVEIGYGLISLADESAGGDLLQRIASIRRQCAIDMGIVVQPIRIRDNLQLNPNQYNIKIKGNVVGGYEIMPNMVLCMDPMNQGFNIFGIKTIEPTFGIEALWIESDKVEDAELKGYTVVDSSTILITHLLDIIKSNAHELLGRQEVKTIIDAARENYSAVVDELIPDLMTLGEVQKVLKNLLREKVNIKDRVTILETLADQSRNTKDIELLTEYVRIALARSICTNLVDEDKSIVVATLSPETEELVSNNLQRSVNGTYPAVDPENTNKIFESIQDVIGNVYFNHNIPVIVVSPKIRAPFRKLVEIVYPNLTVLSLNEIPNDVKIKAEGVVSIYDDEKVYS, from the coding sequence ATGAATAAGTTTAATCTAAAAGAACATATGGACGTAATAGTGGCTTTTGGTGTTGTAGGAATTGTTCTTATGATGATAGTGCCATTACCTACATTTATATTAGATATTTTACTGGCAATTAACATAAGTTTATCTGTGCTAATTTTATTAATGACATTATTTACAACAAATGTACTTGATTTATCTATATTTCCAACAGTGTTACTTGTTACAACACTATTTAGATTGGGATTAAATCTTTCATCAACTAGATTAATTTTAACTCAAGGATACGCAGGTGAAGTTATAGAGGCATTTGGAAGTTTTGTTGTAGGTGGAAATTACGTAGTAGGGATAATTATATTCCTAATTATATTAATTGTTCAATTTGTCGTTATAACTAATGGTTCTGGAAGAGTATCTGAAGTAACAGCTAGATTTACGTTAGATGCCATGCCAGGGAAGCAGATGAGTATAGATGCAGATTTAAATGCAGGAGTTATAGATGACAAAACTGCTAGAAAAAGAAGAAAAGAACTCCAACAAGAAGCTGATTTTTATGGTTCTATGGATGGTGCAAATAAGTTTGTAAAAGGAGATGCTATAGCAGGTCTTATAGTAACAGCAATAAATATAATAGGAGGAATTGTAATAGGAGCTGTAATGCTAAACATGACTCTTATGGGTGCAGCTCAGACTTATGTAAGACTTACTATAGGTGATGGACTTGTAAGCCAGATACCAGCTCTACTAATATCCACATCAGCTGGTATAATCGTAACAAGAGCTTCGACTGATGAAAACTTTGGTGACTTAGTAGGTAAGCAATTAACAGCAATACCAAAAGCAGTAATGATGACTGGTTGTGTTTTAATTATACTTGGTATGATGCCTGGATTACCCAAGCCAGCGTTTTTTTCACTGGGAATAGGTGCAATAGCAGCAGGTTACTTCTTAGGAAGAGAAAAGAAGGATACCTTAGAAGATTTAGATTTTGAAAAACCTGATATGGTAAATCCAGACAAAAACGAAGTAGAAGATGTAACAAACTTAATAAATGTAGAAGCTATAGAAGTAGAAATTGGATATGGCTTAATATCTTTAGCTGATGAATCAGCAGGAGGAGATTTACTTCAGAGAATAGCATCAATAAGAAGACAATGTGCCATAGACATGGGTATAGTTGTACAACCTATAAGAATAAGAGATAATTTACAACTAAATCCAAACCAATATAACATAAAGATAAAAGGTAATGTAGTTGGTGGATATGAGATAATGCCTAATATGGTTTTATGTATGGACCCTATGAATCAAGGTTTTAATATATTTGGAATAAAGACAATTGAGCCTACTTTTGGAATAGAGGCACTTTGGATAGAAAGTGATAAGGTAGAAGATGCAGAGTTAAAAGGTTATACAGTTGTAGATTCATCCACAATACTTATAACCCATTTACTAGATATAATAAAATCCAATGCACATGAGTTACTGGGAAGACAAGAAGTTAAGACTATTATAGATGCAGCAAGAGAAAATTATAGTGCTGTAGTTGATGAGTTGATACCAGACTTAATGACACTTGGTGAAGTTCAAAAAGTACTTAAAAATCTGTTGAGAGAAAAAGTAAATATAAAGGATAGGGTTACAATCCTTGAAACACTTGCAGACCAGTCCAGAAACACAAAAGACATAGAGCTTCTTACTGAATATGTGAGAATAGCTTTAGCTAGAAGTATTTGTACGAATTTGGTGGATGAAGATAAGTCAATTGTAGTGGCTACATTATCTCCAGAAACAGAGGAATTGGTATCTAATAATTTACAAAGGTCTGTAAATGGAACTTATCCAGCTGTTGACCCAGAAAACACAAACAAAATATTTGAGAGTATACAAGATGTAATAGGTAATGTATATTTCAATCATAATATACCAGTAATAGTAGTATCACCAAAGATAAGAGCACCATTTAGAAAACTAGTTGAGATTGTATATCCTAATTTGACTGTACTATCATTAAATGAAATACCTAATGATGTTAAAATCAAAGCAGAAGGTGTGGTGAGCATATATGATGACGAAAAAGTATACAGCTAA
- a CDS encoding flagellar hook-basal body complex protein, with amino-acid sequence MIKAMYSGVSGMKANQTKLDVIGNNVANAGTTAFKKSSARITDSFYQTVLYASAPTAALGGTNLGQVGVGSKISSINKDMTQGNVQPTNRPSDLMIDGDGYLPVVRQGTVMYTRDGSFNLDTGFKATAGPLNGVKGGRLVNGDGYMLQGEVYKGTYNATTGEFTKNATAEGKEPLVIPLQSVSPKDGTVQNVLEYNISKDGTVEFLLSDGQRTQFVYPIPDGKKVGDASGLTDADGRIQKVQTYAFQNPAGLDAEGGNLYKPSANSGDPQIAGATGTIIQGAIEASNVDIAEEFTEMIIASRSFQANSKIISTSDEILQEIISLKR; translated from the coding sequence ATGATAAAAGCGATGTATTCAGGTGTAAGTGGAATGAAAGCAAATCAAACTAAACTAGATGTAATAGGTAACAATGTAGCAAATGCTGGGACTACTGCTTTTAAGAAAAGTTCAGCTAGAATAACAGATTCATTTTATCAAACTGTACTATATGCAAGTGCTCCAACAGCTGCATTAGGGGGAACAAACTTAGGACAAGTAGGTGTAGGTAGTAAGATATCAAGTATAAATAAAGATATGACACAAGGAAATGTACAGCCAACTAATAGACCATCAGATTTAATGATAGATGGAGATGGGTATCTTCCAGTAGTAAGGCAAGGTACAGTTATGTATACAAGAGATGGTTCTTTTAACTTAGATACAGGATTTAAAGCAACAGCTGGACCTCTGAACGGTGTCAAAGGTGGAAGACTTGTAAATGGAGATGGGTATATGTTACAAGGAGAGGTTTATAAGGGTACATATAATGCTACTACTGGTGAATTTACTAAAAATGCTACTGCAGAAGGAAAAGAACCTCTTGTAATACCTCTTCAAAGCGTAAGTCCTAAGGATGGAACTGTTCAAAATGTATTAGAATACAATATCTCTAAGGATGGAACAGTAGAATTTTTATTAAGTGATGGTCAAAGAACTCAGTTTGTATATCCTATACCTGATGGTAAAAAAGTAGGAGATGCATCTGGCTTAACTGATGCTGATGGAAGGATTCAAAAAGTACAAACATATGCATTTCAAAATCCAGCAGGACTAGATGCAGAAGGAGGAAACTTGTACAAGCCATCAGCAAACTCAGGAGACCCACAAATAGCAGGAGCTACAGGAACAATAATACAAGGAGCAATAGAAGCTTCCAATGTAGACATAGCAGAAGAATTTACAGAAATGATAATAGCAAGTAGGTCTTTCCAAGCAAACAGTAAAATAATATCTACATCAGATGAGATACTTCAAGAAATAATAAGTCTTAAGAGATAG
- the fliQ gene encoding flagellar biosynthesis protein FliQ, giving the protein MSEFMIMSVLKNGMFTGAMIAAPVLIVSLVVGLLISVFQATTQIQEQTLTFVPKLIAILLVVAIGGSWMLHTLISFTSEIFNMMSLITK; this is encoded by the coding sequence ATGAGTGAATTTATGATAATGAGTGTTCTTAAAAATGGTATGTTTACAGGAGCTATGATTGCAGCTCCAGTACTTATTGTTTCTCTTGTAGTTGGACTTTTAATAAGTGTATTTCAAGCTACAACTCAAATCCAAGAGCAAACTTTGACATTTGTACCAAAACTAATAGCAATTCTTTTGGTAGTAGCTATTGGTGGAAGCTGGATGTTACATACTCTTATTAGTTTTACTTCTGAGATATTCAATATGATGTCTCTTATAACTAAGTAA
- a CDS encoding fused FliR family export protein/FlhB family type III secretion system protein: protein MIFVFIRIVAFFGTLRMLFPAGTPALFKSLFAIIISILISSTMQIEYVTNIDNIVMFTLYGINETITGIILGYITNLCFYSIRMAGSMMDQQMGLSMINMFDPNSMTQTTLIDNLMNWTAIMIFFSMDGHHILIRGIRYSFELIPIGKSFVDNNIDYIINIFVQCFITGFKIAIPIVLCLLMADFILGLISRSVPQLNVMIVGMPLKILVGIALFIISIPLIVNQISHLLSQIPKMYEGTFALAPMFFMGSTDKTEDATPKKRGEQRKKGNIAKSRELPVAMTLFAFTLLVPTLFSYVVDTLKSSLNHFLSVNFYMNINYSNLENLIIVGLMDFFKIFLPIAIPFLVLGVVANLFQVGILFTGETLKPNLSKLNPISGFKNMFSMRSLSTLIKDTAIISVLAYIGYKFFQDNYLDILKLGNIYLPTLMYTVKDLVYSILSKICIAMIVIAVADYFYQRYSHKKQLRMTKQEVKDEYKNSEGDPEIKAKIKQKQRQISSQRTMQAVPSATVIVTNPTHLSIAVRYEKGKDQAPVVVAKGADYLAFKIREIAKGNDIPIIENKPIARLLYKQVEIDQEIPEDMYQAFAEILVAVYKIKNRYKVPKR from the coding sequence ATGATTTTTGTATTTATTAGAATAGTAGCCTTCTTTGGAACATTGAGAATGCTATTTCCAGCTGGTACACCTGCTTTATTTAAGTCACTCTTTGCAATCATTATATCAATATTGATTTCAAGTACTATGCAAATTGAATATGTAACAAATATAGACAATATTGTAATGTTTACTTTATATGGTATAAATGAGACTATAACAGGGATTATTCTTGGATATATAACGAATCTATGTTTTTACAGTATCAGAATGGCAGGTTCTATGATGGACCAACAGATGGGATTATCAATGATTAATATGTTTGACCCAAATTCAATGACTCAAACAACTCTAATTGATAATCTTATGAACTGGACAGCAATTATGATATTTTTTAGCATGGATGGTCACCATATTTTAATTCGAGGTATAAGGTATAGTTTTGAGTTAATTCCAATAGGAAAATCATTTGTAGATAATAATATAGATTATATAATAAACATATTTGTGCAGTGCTTTATAACTGGGTTTAAAATAGCAATACCTATTGTACTTTGTCTGCTTATGGCAGATTTTATATTAGGTCTTATATCAAGAAGTGTACCTCAACTAAACGTAATGATAGTTGGTATGCCATTAAAAATATTGGTTGGTATAGCATTATTTATCATATCAATACCTTTAATTGTCAACCAAATAAGTCATTTATTGAGTCAAATACCAAAGATGTATGAGGGAACTTTTGCACTAGCCCCTATGTTTTTTATGGGTTCAACAGACAAAACAGAAGACGCTACTCCAAAGAAAAGGGGAGAACAAAGAAAAAAAGGTAATATAGCAAAAAGTAGAGAATTACCTGTTGCAATGACCTTATTTGCATTCACTTTGTTAGTCCCTACATTATTTTCATATGTAGTGGACACACTTAAATCTTCACTCAATCATTTTTTAAGCGTGAATTTTTATATGAACATAAATTATTCAAACCTAGAAAACTTAATTATAGTAGGATTAATGGATTTTTTCAAGATATTTTTGCCAATAGCTATTCCATTTTTGGTCTTAGGTGTAGTAGCTAACCTATTTCAAGTGGGAATATTATTTACTGGGGAAACTTTGAAACCAAATTTATCAAAATTAAATCCAATTAGTGGATTCAAAAACATGTTTTCTATGAGAAGTTTATCAACTTTAATAAAGGATACAGCAATTATATCTGTCTTAGCTTACATAGGATATAAATTTTTTCAAGATAATTATTTAGATATCTTAAAACTAGGGAATATATACTTACCAACTTTAATGTATACAGTTAAAGACTTAGTATATTCCATATTAAGTAAAATTTGTATAGCTATGATAGTTATAGCAGTTGCAGATTATTTTTATCAAAGGTATAGTCATAAAAAACAACTAAGAATGACAAAACAAGAAGTTAAAGATGAATATAAAAACTCAGAAGGAGACCCAGAAATAAAAGCTAAGATAAAACAAAAACAAAGACAAATCTCATCTCAAAGGACTATGCAAGCAGTACCAAGCGCTACTGTAATAGTAACCAATCCAACTCACTTATCTATAGCAGTGAGATATGAAAAAGGGAAGGACCAAGCTCCAGTAGTAGTGGCAAAAGGTGCAGATTATTTAGCTTTTAAAATAAGGGAAATCGCAAAGGGAAATGACATCCCAATAATAGAAAATAAACCCATTGCTAGGTTGTTATATAAGCAAGTAGAAATAGACCAAGAAATTCCAGAGGACATGTATCAAGCTTTTGCAGAGATCTTAGTAGCAGTATATAAAATCAAAAATAGATACAAAGTCCCAAAAAGGTAG
- a CDS encoding OmpA family protein yields the protein MARRKNKKKDEINPDAWLATYADTITLILTFFVLLYATSVVDMEKFKNISDALKGQFSGVSMFNTGSSTSAKSPIDSGLVDKNDKSDLEQDLKDKVNNSNLQNSVTVKDDSRGILLELDDSILFDSGSSELKVDSKATLNKVYDMIKMMKNKIVIEGHTDNVPVKSSTHESNWDLSSSRAVSVVRYFVEEKGMDPKLFSATGCGEYQPLVSNDTAKGRAENRRVNILITID from the coding sequence ATGGCGCGTAGAAAAAATAAAAAAAAAGATGAGATAAATCCAGATGCATGGTTGGCCACTTATGCAGACACAATAACTCTAATTCTTACATTTTTTGTACTTCTATATGCAACATCAGTTGTAGATATGGAAAAATTTAAAAATATATCAGATGCATTAAAAGGTCAGTTTTCTGGAGTAAGTATGTTTAACACAGGTTCAAGTACAAGTGCGAAGTCTCCAATAGATAGTGGTTTAGTGGATAAAAATGATAAGTCAGATTTAGAACAAGATTTAAAAGATAAGGTTAATAATTCTAACTTGCAAAATAGTGTAACAGTTAAGGATGATAGTAGAGGGATTTTATTAGAGTTAGATGACTCAATATTATTTGACTCTGGGAGTTCGGAGTTAAAAGTTGATAGTAAAGCTACTCTAAATAAAGTATATGACATGATAAAAATGATGAAAAATAAGATAGTTATAGAAGGTCATACTGATAATGTACCTGTAAAATCAAGTACACATGAGTCCAATTGGGATTTATCTTCTAGTAGAGCAGTAAGTGTTGTAAGATACTTTGTAGAAGAAAAGGGCATGGACCCTAAATTGTTTTCAGCAACAGGATGTGGAGAGTATCAACCTTTAGTTTCAAATGATACAGCAAAGGGAAGAGCTGAAAATAGAAGAGTTAATATACTTATAACTATCGACTAG
- the fliP gene encoding flagellar type III secretion system pore protein FliP (The bacterial flagellar biogenesis protein FliP forms a type III secretion system (T3SS)-type pore required for flagellar assembly.), translating into MELLSKLPLSDVPYTSSMQLFLFLTALMFLPFVMFMMTSFVRIVISLSFLKSALGAQQAIPSQVLVGLAIVLTIFIMRPVLNEINEKALQPYMKEDITMEKAMKEAEVPIKEFLLKQTRQTDLDLFVEQAGLKEKKLTRENIPLSVVVPAFAISELKTAFQIGFLIYIPFLIIDLVVASVLMSMGMFMLPPVMISLPFKLLLFVMVDGWNLIVKTLILGFG; encoded by the coding sequence ATGGAACTATTATCAAAATTACCTTTGTCTGACGTACCATATACAAGTTCAATGCAATTGTTTTTATTTCTAACGGCATTAATGTTTTTGCCATTTGTAATGTTCATGATGACAAGCTTTGTTAGAATAGTCATAAGTTTATCATTTTTGAAATCAGCATTAGGAGCACAACAAGCAATTCCAAGTCAAGTTTTGGTAGGGCTTGCGATAGTATTGACAATATTTATAATGAGACCAGTATTAAATGAAATAAACGAAAAGGCATTACAACCATATATGAAAGAAGATATTACTATGGAAAAAGCCATGAAAGAAGCAGAAGTGCCTATTAAAGAGTTTTTACTAAAGCAAACTAGACAAACTGACTTAGATTTATTTGTAGAACAAGCAGGGTTAAAAGAAAAAAAATTAACTCGTGAAAATATACCCTTATCTGTTGTAGTTCCAGCTTTTGCGATAAGTGAACTAAAAACTGCTTTTCAAATAGGTTTTTTAATATACATACCATTTTTGATAATAGACCTTGTTGTAGCAAGTGTTTTAATGTCTATGGGAATGTTTATGTTACCTCCAGTTATGATATCATTACCATTTAAGTTGTTATTATTTGTAATGGTGGATGGATGGAACTTGATAGTAAAAACATTGATATTGGGATTTGGATAG
- a CDS encoding MotA/TolQ/ExbB proton channel family protein has product MKKTDSLTFIGLILSTVLVLFGAVKGSSSGLKSFFDFSSILITVFGSFGALMITFTIDDMKLIKNALQYSFKTTSISRLDLLNQFKALSKKARREGLLSIESDVMKIQDPFMKKGLELCIDGLEVNEIRSILELEIDSVEDTNNRYSKIFKTWGTFAPAFGMLGTLIGLIQMLSDLTSPDLIASGMGKALITTFYGSLLANIALNPIAYNIDEKTEKEVYIKEMMLEGIISIQSGESSIVVEERLATYLSKTEKLQFMKSNKNTERAMSNGA; this is encoded by the coding sequence ATGAAAAAAACAGATTCACTGACATTCATTGGACTAATATTATCTACAGTATTAGTTTTATTTGGAGCAGTAAAAGGAAGTAGTTCAGGATTAAAAAGTTTCTTTGATTTTTCATCAATATTAATAACAGTATTTGGGTCATTTGGAGCGTTGATGATTACATTTACTATTGATGACATGAAACTTATAAAAAATGCATTACAATACTCATTTAAAACAACGAGTATATCAAGATTAGACTTATTGAATCAATTTAAAGCACTTTCAAAAAAAGCAAGAAGAGAAGGTCTTTTGTCAATAGAAAGTGATGTAATGAAAATACAAGACCCATTTATGAAAAAAGGATTAGAGTTATGTATTGATGGTCTGGAAGTCAATGAAATAAGGTCTATATTAGAATTAGAGATAGATTCTGTTGAAGATACAAATAACAGATATTCAAAGATATTTAAAACTTGGGGAACATTCGCACCTGCATTTGGAATGTTGGGGACTCTAATCGGTCTTATACAAATGCTATCTGACCTTACATCACCAGATTTGATTGCTTCTGGTATGGGAAAGGCGTTAATTACAACATTTTATGGTTCTCTACTTGCAAATATTGCTTTAAATCCAATTGCATATAACATAGATGAAAAAACGGAAAAAGAAGTTTACATAAAAGAGATGATGCTGGAAGGTATAATAAGCATACAATCTGGTGAAAGCAGTATAGTAGTTGAGGAACGTTTAGCGACATACCTTTCAAAAACTGAAAAATTACAGTTTATGAAATCCAATAAAAATACAGAAAGAGCAATGAGTAATGGCGCGTAG